A genomic region of Herbaspirillum sp. DW155 contains the following coding sequences:
- a CDS encoding TonB-dependent siderophore receptor, translating into MKRIAPLASTLMLTLAGTSLGLSAARAADSADDKGESLPTVNVTASGSKDASHARSASVAGFEDAPLLDTPASVAVVTAAQMRDQQSRLLSDVVKNDASINENYAPVGYYENFAIRGITLDPASAYRIDGLTVVGEQTVALENKERVEFLKGVAGLQAGVSSAGGIVNYVTKRPANVRSLTLGTDSNGSRYLATDLGAIFGEQKQFGLRINAAHEDIHSYVNNGDGWRDFASLSATWALSSKTLVQFDTEYQQKAQHSVAGYQLLGGTTLPSGVSPTTMLTPQSWAQPVRDSSLNYRLRVDTEVNANWRAYVQAGRSRAVIDDYLAFPYGSGGGASSTFAANGDFDVYDYRVPDDERRNDEAQAVMTGKFATGWLQHELTMGVAMSRRVVDKSDGISVLVGSGNIYTGTPALTPSDAPIPPAYRNLDSRQKALFFSDRLQFSERWQAIAGGRQVWLNEQAFGADGSVTRATSRNLFLPQLALIFKPVQNVSLYGSYAETLTMGSSAPFWVSNFPTTLPPSVARQLEAGAKYEVSPDLALSAAVFRIRKAYEYQKPDDSGSFTYVQQGRQTNTGLELGANGRLTPRLAVGASVTAIRARASDTGTPAYDGQQVVNVPRLRSSVYADYALPGVEGVNLMGSWLYSGRKPATRDGSVSLPAVHVFNAGLRYRLRINGHTATLRANVDNVFDKRYWKDAGQYLGDSYVHLGAPRTARLSLQYDF; encoded by the coding sequence ATGAAACGCATTGCACCCCTGGCCTCCACGCTCATGCTGACGCTGGCCGGCACCTCGCTTGGCCTCTCGGCCGCCCGTGCTGCCGACAGCGCCGACGACAAGGGCGAGTCCCTGCCCACCGTCAACGTCACCGCCAGCGGCAGCAAGGACGCCAGCCATGCGCGCTCGGCCTCGGTGGCCGGCTTCGAGGACGCGCCGCTGCTCGATACCCCGGCCTCGGTGGCGGTCGTCACCGCGGCGCAGATGCGCGACCAGCAATCGCGCCTGCTCTCGGATGTGGTCAAGAACGACGCCTCCATCAACGAGAACTATGCCCCCGTCGGCTATTACGAAAACTTCGCCATTCGCGGCATCACGCTGGACCCGGCCAGCGCCTATCGCATCGATGGACTGACCGTCGTCGGCGAGCAGACCGTGGCGCTGGAGAACAAGGAGCGCGTCGAATTTCTCAAGGGCGTGGCCGGTCTGCAGGCCGGCGTGAGCAGCGCCGGCGGCATCGTCAACTATGTGACCAAGCGCCCGGCCAACGTGCGTTCGCTCACGCTGGGCACGGATTCGAACGGCTCGCGCTACCTGGCCACCGACCTCGGTGCCATCTTCGGTGAGCAAAAGCAGTTCGGCCTGCGCATCAATGCCGCGCATGAAGACATCCATTCCTACGTCAACAATGGCGATGGCTGGCGCGACTTCGCCTCGCTGTCGGCGACCTGGGCGCTGTCGTCCAAGACGCTGGTGCAGTTCGATACCGAATACCAGCAGAAGGCGCAGCACTCGGTGGCCGGCTATCAGTTGCTGGGCGGGACCACGCTGCCCTCTGGCGTGTCGCCCACCACCATGCTGACGCCGCAATCGTGGGCGCAGCCGGTGCGGGACAGCTCGCTGAACTATCGCCTGCGGGTGGATACCGAAGTCAATGCGAACTGGCGTGCTTATGTGCAGGCCGGGCGCAGCCGCGCCGTCATCGATGATTATCTGGCCTTCCCCTATGGCAGCGGTGGCGGGGCATCCTCCACCTTTGCCGCCAATGGCGACTTCGATGTCTATGACTATCGCGTGCCCGATGACGAGCGCCGCAACGACGAAGCGCAGGCGGTCATGACCGGCAAATTCGCCACCGGTTGGCTCCAGCATGAGCTGACGATGGGCGTGGCCATGTCGCGCCGGGTGGTGGACAAATCCGATGGCATCAGCGTGCTGGTGGGCAGCGGCAACATCTACACGGGCACGCCGGCACTCACACCTTCAGATGCGCCCATTCCACCAGCCTACCGCAACCTGGACAGTCGCCAGAAGGCGCTCTTCTTCAGCGACCGCCTGCAATTTTCGGAGCGCTGGCAAGCCATTGCCGGAGGACGTCAGGTGTGGCTGAACGAGCAGGCTTTCGGCGCCGATGGCAGCGTCACGCGCGCCACCTCGCGCAATCTCTTCCTGCCGCAACTGGCGTTGATCTTCAAGCCGGTGCAGAACGTCTCGCTCTACGGCAGCTATGCCGAAACCCTGACAATGGGCAGCTCGGCACCGTTCTGGGTCAGCAACTTCCCGACCACGTTGCCGCCGTCGGTCGCACGTCAACTGGAGGCCGGTGCCAAATATGAGGTGTCGCCCGATCTGGCGTTGAGCGCCGCCGTCTTCCGCATCCGCAAGGCCTACGAGTACCAGAAGCCGGACGACAGCGGCAGTTTCACCTACGTCCAGCAAGGCCGCCAGACCAACACCGGCCTCGAACTCGGCGCCAACGGCAGGCTCACCCCGCGCCTGGCCGTCGGTGCCAGCGTGACGGCCATCCGCGCGCGCGCCAGCGATACCGGCACGCCCGCCTATGATGGCCAGCAGGTAGTCAACGTGCCGCGCCTGCGCAGCAGCGTCTATGCCGACTATGCGTTGCCGGGGGTGGAAGGCGTCAACCTCATGGGCAGCTGGCTCTACAGCGGGCGCAAACCTGCCACGCGCGATGGCAGCGTGAGCCTGCCGGCGGTGCACGTGTTCAATGCCGGGCTGCGCTACAGGCTGCGCATCAACGGCCACACCGCCACCCTGCGCGCCAACGTCGACAACGTGTTCGACAAGCGTTACTGGAAGGATGCCGGCCAGTACCTGGGCGACAGCTATGTGCACCTCGGTGCGCCGCGTACGGCGCGACTGTCGCTGCAATATGATTTCTGA